Proteins from a genomic interval of Lacticaseibacillus pabuli:
- the atpB gene encoding F0F1 ATP synthase subunit A, with translation MNDKYPDLQLGPLRFNLANDIPMLVSAIVVFALVFWLSRKPQLRPKGKQNVLEWIIDFTNGIVKGEMPGTEGNTFQLFIFVMFLFVFTMNQLGLFIDINIGGTSWFHSPTASPLITMTLASIVLVLSHYYGVRNKGFKGYLKGYVTPMAFMAPINLLEEFTNFMTLSLRLYGNIFAGEILVALLRNLALAGGHAGLIAFPFGFIVEMIWQGFSVFIGSIQAYIFVILGTVYMSHKAVSEE, from the coding sequence GTGAACGATAAGTATCCCGACTTGCAGCTCGGACCACTTCGGTTCAACCTTGCAAATGATATTCCGATGCTTGTTTCCGCAATTGTCGTCTTTGCGCTTGTTTTCTGGTTATCCCGCAAACCGCAACTACGACCAAAAGGGAAGCAGAACGTACTCGAATGGATCATCGACTTTACGAACGGTATCGTTAAAGGCGAGATGCCCGGTACGGAAGGTAATACCTTCCAGCTGTTTATCTTCGTCATGTTCCTGTTCGTATTCACGATGAACCAACTTGGACTCTTTATCGACATCAACATCGGCGGCACGTCTTGGTTCCACTCACCAACGGCCAGTCCACTGATCACGATGACGCTCGCGTCTATTGTCCTAGTGCTGTCACACTACTACGGTGTTCGCAACAAAGGCTTCAAGGGCTATCTTAAGGGATATGTCACCCCGATGGCATTCATGGCACCAATTAACCTGCTGGAAGAGTTTACCAATTTCATGACGCTCTCTCTGCGTCTGTACGGTAACATTTTCGCTGGTGAAATTCTGGTTGCGCTGCTGCGCAACTTGGCACTCGCCGGTGGGCACGCAGGACTCATTGCGTTCCCATTTGGGTTTATTGTTGAAATGATATGGCAAGGGTTCTCAGTATTCATTGGTAGTATCCAGGCATATATCTTTGTCATTCTTGGGACAGTTTACATGTCTCATAAGGCAGTATCAGAAGAATAG